Proteins encoded within one genomic window of Streptomyces rubradiris:
- a CDS encoding polysaccharide lyase family 1 protein, producing MRPRHLLPAAALAGLFCLPAHAAGTAGRDISRDVLAADDGWAAYGTGTTGGAAADDAHVYTVTDRAGLVRALDGGSDTPKIIKIAGTIDANTDDSGRRLDCADYATGGYRLKEYLAAYDPRTWGSAKPSGPQEEARQASAARQAERVQFTVGSNTTIVGLGRAVLKGASLQVRNADNVIVRNLELRDAYDCFPVWQPNTGGLGDWKSAYDTLWLTGATHVWVDHVTASDEGHPDAGEPAYFARNHLRHDGLLDITNGSDLITVSWSRFAGHDKAMLIGNSDTAAGDRGRLRVTLHHNQFESVVQRAPRVRFGQVHLYDNRYVVTDDDYRYSLGVSTESALYAENNAFHTPAHVEAADLVKSWNGSALHASGTLFNGYPVDLLAIHNAYNSGSERDLTADVGWTPVLHGRIDSAAVADRAVARGAGAGRIR from the coding sequence ATGAGACCGCGCCACCTGCTCCCGGCGGCGGCCCTGGCCGGACTGTTCTGCCTGCCCGCCCACGCCGCCGGCACGGCCGGCCGGGACATCAGCCGCGACGTCCTTGCCGCCGACGACGGCTGGGCGGCGTACGGCACCGGCACCACCGGAGGCGCGGCGGCCGACGACGCGCACGTGTACACGGTGACCGACCGCGCGGGGCTCGTCCGCGCCCTCGACGGCGGCAGCGACACCCCGAAGATCATCAAGATCGCCGGCACCATCGACGCCAACACCGACGACTCCGGCCGCCGGCTGGACTGCGCCGACTACGCCACCGGCGGCTACCGTCTGAAGGAGTACCTGGCCGCCTACGACCCCCGCACCTGGGGCTCCGCCAAGCCCAGCGGCCCCCAGGAGGAGGCCCGGCAGGCCTCGGCGGCCCGGCAGGCCGAGCGCGTGCAGTTCACCGTCGGCTCCAACACCACCATCGTCGGCCTCGGCCGCGCGGTGCTGAAGGGGGCGAGCCTCCAGGTCCGGAACGCGGACAACGTCATCGTCCGCAACCTCGAACTCCGCGACGCCTACGACTGCTTCCCCGTCTGGCAGCCCAACACCGGCGGTCTCGGCGACTGGAAGAGCGCCTACGACACCCTCTGGCTGACCGGAGCCACCCACGTCTGGGTCGACCACGTCACCGCCTCCGACGAGGGCCACCCGGACGCCGGGGAGCCCGCCTACTTCGCCCGCAACCACCTGCGCCACGACGGCCTGCTGGACATCACCAACGGCTCCGACCTGATCACCGTCTCCTGGTCCCGGTTCGCCGGCCACGACAAGGCGATGCTCATCGGCAACAGCGACACGGCCGCCGGGGACCGGGGCCGGCTCCGGGTCACCCTGCACCACAACCAGTTCGAGTCGGTCGTCCAGCGCGCGCCCCGGGTCCGCTTCGGCCAGGTGCACCTGTACGACAACCGGTACGTGGTCACCGACGACGACTACCGCTACTCCCTCGGCGTCTCCACCGAGTCCGCCCTCTACGCCGAGAACAACGCCTTCCACACCCCGGCCCACGTGGAGGCCGCCGACCTGGTCAAGAGCTGGAACGGCAGCGCGCTGCACGCGAGCGGCACGTTGTTCAACGGCTATCCGGTCGACCTGCTCGCCATCCACAACGCCTACAACTCCGGCAGCGAGCGCGACCTGACGGCGGACGTCGGCTGGACACCCGTCCTGCACGGGAGGATCGACAGCGCGGCGGTGGCCGACCGGGCCGTGGCGCGCGGCGCGGGCGCGGGGAGGATCCGGTGA
- a CDS encoding PmoA family protein gives MTSPDSLVLRAAGRPVGRYVTRPGLPARLAPRPYLHPVTTLAGTPVTEVSPADHAHHLGVGVAVPDVEGHNFWGGRTFVRDQGPTELDNHGVQRHTGFQLCDPDGFVEELRWAAAGTELLRERRTVAATGLTETAWALDFTFSLTNVTPGPLSFGSPATNGRPGAAYGGFFWRARKESRPPEVFTADREGEAEAHGTRADWLALAGAGWTLAFAGATEDTRRDPWFVRAAEYPGVGSSLAHTERLTVAPGETVVRRIVTVVADGRPARDEVAALVRKAVAQ, from the coding sequence ATGACATCCCCCGACAGCCTGGTCCTGCGGGCCGCCGGCCGCCCGGTCGGCCGCTACGTCACCCGGCCCGGCCTGCCCGCCCGGCTCGCCCCACGCCCCTATCTGCACCCCGTCACCACCCTGGCCGGCACCCCGGTCACCGAGGTGAGCCCCGCCGACCACGCGCACCACCTCGGCGTCGGTGTCGCCGTTCCCGACGTCGAGGGGCACAACTTCTGGGGCGGGCGCACCTTCGTGCGCGACCAGGGCCCGACCGAGCTGGACAACCACGGCGTCCAGCGGCACACCGGCTTCCAGCTGTGCGACCCGGACGGCTTCGTGGAGGAGCTGCGCTGGGCCGCCGCCGGCACCGAGCTGCTGCGCGAGCGCCGCACGGTCGCGGCCACCGGGCTCACCGAGACCGCCTGGGCGCTGGACTTCACCTTCTCCCTCACCAACGTCACCCCCGGCCCGCTGTCCTTCGGCAGCCCCGCCACCAACGGCCGGCCCGGCGCGGCCTACGGCGGCTTCTTCTGGCGGGCCCGCAAGGAGTCCCGGCCCCCCGAGGTCTTCACCGCCGACCGGGAGGGCGAGGCCGAGGCGCACGGCACCCGCGCCGACTGGCTCGCGCTGGCCGGCGCCGGCTGGACGCTGGCGTTCGCCGGGGCCACCGAGGACACCCGCCGCGACCCCTGGTTCGTCCGGGCCGCCGAATACCCCGGAGTGGGCTCCTCCCTGGCGCACACCGAGCGGCTGACCGTCGCGCCCGGCGAGACCGTCGTGCGCCGGATCGTCACCGTCGTCGCCGACGGCCGCCCGGCCCGCGACGAGGTGGCCGCCCTGGTCCGCAAGGCGGTGGCCCAGTGA
- a CDS encoding carbohydrate ABC transporter permease — MITEIAPAPERVAAEPARPGGKRRAWDEVPRWQIYVPLTVYLLFTLIPFYWILLFALRPAGSTSLVPWPMTFEHFEKVWTERSFGTYFTNSVYVGLATLVLTTVVALAGGYALARFDFRLKRGFMLALLCSQFVPGALLLVPLFQIFANLRMINSLGSVVIAETVFQLPLSMILISGFIRNVPYSLEEAAWVDGCNRLTGFRIVVLPLLRPGLIAVGSFAFVHAWNHFLFALMFLSDQGKQTIPVGLNTLMSADSVDLGALAAGGIIAAVPVVIVFAFIQKWLITGFSAGAVKG, encoded by the coding sequence GTGATCACCGAGATCGCTCCCGCTCCCGAGCGCGTGGCGGCCGAGCCCGCCCGGCCCGGTGGGAAGCGCCGCGCCTGGGACGAGGTCCCGCGCTGGCAGATCTACGTCCCGCTGACCGTCTACCTGCTGTTCACCCTGATCCCCTTCTACTGGATCCTGCTCTTCGCGCTCCGCCCGGCCGGCTCCACCTCGCTGGTGCCCTGGCCGATGACCTTCGAGCACTTCGAGAAGGTGTGGACCGAACGCAGCTTCGGCACCTACTTCACCAACAGCGTCTACGTCGGCCTGGCCACCCTGGTGCTGACCACCGTCGTCGCCCTGGCCGGCGGCTACGCGCTGGCCCGCTTCGACTTCCGGCTCAAGCGCGGCTTCATGCTGGCGCTGCTGTGCTCGCAGTTCGTGCCGGGTGCGCTGCTGCTGGTGCCGCTGTTCCAGATCTTCGCCAACCTGCGGATGATCAACTCGCTGGGCAGCGTGGTCATCGCCGAGACCGTCTTCCAGCTGCCGCTGTCGATGATCCTGATCAGCGGGTTCATCCGGAACGTGCCCTACTCCCTGGAGGAGGCCGCCTGGGTGGACGGCTGCAACCGTCTGACCGGCTTCCGGATCGTGGTGCTGCCGCTGCTGCGGCCCGGTCTGATCGCCGTCGGCTCCTTCGCCTTCGTGCACGCCTGGAACCACTTCCTGTTCGCCCTGATGTTCCTCTCCGACCAGGGCAAGCAGACCATCCCGGTCGGCCTGAACACCCTGATGAGCGCCGACAGCGTCGACCTGGGCGCCCTGGCGGCGGGCGGCATCATCGCGGCCGTCCCGGTGGTGATCGTGTTCGCCTTCATCCAGAAGTGGCTGATCACCGGCTTCAGCGCGGGGGCGGTGAAGGGATGA
- a CDS encoding carbohydrate ABC transporter permease, which produces MAQAAAVAKPPAPPRRRRASATPRRLPYLLIAPAALLMLGFIAYPVLSVFYYSLQNYNPTKPWRNGFAGLDNFTRAFAHDPQFWDTLTFSAKWVVVEVALQLLFGLALALIVNQTFVGRAVGRALVFSPWAVSGVLTSAIWVLLYNSQTGISRYLADAGLGSYGTSWLSDTSTVFPAAVVADLWRGVPFFAILILADLQSVSKDLYEAAEVDGASRLKQFWHITLPHLKDAIVLSTLLRAVWEFNNVDLLYTLTGGGPAGETTTLPLYIANTSVDAHNFGYASALTTVAFVILLFCSIVYLRLSKFGGESR; this is translated from the coding sequence ATGGCCCAAGCCGCAGCCGTGGCGAAGCCGCCCGCGCCACCGAGGCGGCGCCGTGCCTCCGCCACCCCGCGCAGGCTGCCGTACCTGCTGATCGCCCCGGCGGCCCTGCTGATGCTGGGTTTCATCGCCTACCCGGTGCTCAGTGTCTTCTACTACAGCCTGCAGAACTACAACCCCACCAAGCCCTGGCGGAACGGATTCGCGGGCCTGGACAACTTCACCCGGGCCTTCGCGCACGACCCGCAGTTCTGGGACACCCTGACCTTCAGCGCCAAGTGGGTCGTGGTGGAAGTCGCGTTGCAGCTGCTGTTCGGTCTCGCGCTGGCGCTGATCGTCAACCAGACCTTCGTGGGCCGGGCGGTGGGCCGCGCGCTCGTCTTCTCGCCCTGGGCGGTCTCCGGCGTGCTGACCTCCGCGATCTGGGTGCTGCTCTACAACTCCCAGACCGGCATCAGCCGTTACCTCGCCGACGCGGGGCTGGGCTCGTACGGCACCAGCTGGCTGTCGGACACCTCCACGGTGTTCCCGGCGGCGGTGGTCGCCGACCTGTGGCGCGGGGTGCCGTTCTTCGCGATCCTCATCCTCGCCGACCTCCAGTCCGTCTCCAAGGACCTGTACGAGGCCGCCGAGGTCGACGGGGCGAGCCGGCTCAAGCAGTTCTGGCACATCACCCTGCCCCACCTGAAGGACGCCATCGTCCTGTCCACACTGCTGCGCGCGGTGTGGGAGTTCAACAACGTCGACCTGCTGTACACCCTGACCGGCGGCGGCCCGGCCGGCGAGACCACCACCCTGCCGCTGTACATCGCCAACACGTCCGTCGACGCCCACAACTTCGGCTACGCCTCCGCCCTCACCACGGTGGCGTTCGTGATCCTGCTCTTCTGCTCGATCGTCTATCTGCGGCTGAGCAAGTTCGGAGGTGAGTCCAGGTGA
- the araD gene encoding L-arabinonate dehydratase produces MVHVNATPKRPEELRSHQWYGTDGLRSFSHRARTRQLGYLPEEHLGKPVIAILNTWSDINPCHVHLRDRAQAVKRGVWQAGGFPLEFPVSTLSETFQKPTPMLYRNLLAMETEELLRSYPVDGAVLMGGCDKSTPALLMGAASADLPAVFVPAGPMLPGHWRGEVLGSGTDMWKYWDDKRAGLIGDCEMAELESGLARSPGHCMTMGTASTLTAAAEALGVTVPGASSIPAVDSGHDRMAAKAGMTAVELVHQGRRLSRILTREAFEDAVTTVLGLGGSTNAVIHLIAMAGRAGVRLTLDDFDSIARTVPVLANVRPGGRKYLMEDFHFAGGLPGFLSRITDLLHLDRPTVCHDTLREQLAGARVHDDDVIRTRDNPVASEGGVAVLRGNLCPDGAVIKHIAAEPHLLKHTGPAVVFDDYKTMQRTINDPALGITADSVLVLRNAGPKGGPGMPEYGMLPIPDHLLKQGVRDMVRISDARMSGTSYGACVLHVAPESYVGGPLALVRTGDLITLDVEARTLRLDVDDAELERRRAEWTPPPVRYERGYGALYSEQITQADTGCDFEFLARPGTVQDPYAG; encoded by the coding sequence ATGGTCCATGTGAACGCGACCCCCAAGCGGCCCGAGGAACTGCGCAGCCACCAGTGGTACGGCACCGACGGGCTGCGCTCCTTCAGCCACCGCGCCCGCACCCGCCAGCTCGGCTACCTGCCCGAGGAGCACCTGGGCAAGCCGGTCATCGCCATCCTCAACACCTGGTCCGACATCAACCCCTGCCACGTCCACCTGCGCGACCGCGCCCAGGCCGTCAAGCGCGGGGTGTGGCAGGCGGGCGGCTTCCCCCTGGAGTTCCCGGTCTCCACGCTCAGCGAGACCTTCCAGAAGCCGACCCCCATGCTCTACCGCAACCTGCTCGCCATGGAGACGGAGGAGCTGCTGCGCTCCTACCCGGTCGACGGGGCGGTGCTCATGGGCGGCTGCGACAAGTCCACGCCCGCGCTGCTGATGGGCGCGGCCTCCGCCGACCTGCCCGCCGTGTTCGTGCCGGCCGGTCCGATGCTCCCGGGCCACTGGCGCGGCGAGGTCCTCGGCTCCGGCACCGACATGTGGAAGTACTGGGACGACAAGCGGGCCGGCCTCATCGGCGACTGCGAGATGGCCGAGCTGGAGAGCGGCCTGGCCCGCTCGCCCGGCCACTGCATGACGATGGGCACGGCGTCCACGCTCACCGCGGCGGCCGAGGCGCTGGGGGTGACCGTGCCGGGCGCGTCCAGCATCCCGGCGGTGGACTCCGGGCACGACCGGATGGCGGCGAAGGCGGGCATGACCGCCGTGGAACTCGTCCACCAAGGCCGCAGGCTGTCCCGCATCCTCACCCGGGAGGCCTTCGAGGACGCCGTCACCACCGTGCTCGGCCTCGGCGGCTCCACCAACGCGGTGATCCACCTCATCGCCATGGCAGGCCGGGCCGGGGTCCGGCTCACCCTGGACGACTTCGACAGCATCGCCCGCACGGTCCCGGTCCTCGCCAACGTCCGCCCCGGCGGGCGGAAGTACCTGATGGAGGACTTCCACTTCGCCGGCGGCCTGCCCGGCTTCCTGTCCCGGATCACCGACCTGCTCCACCTGGACCGGCCGACGGTGTGCCACGACACCCTGCGCGAGCAGCTGGCCGGCGCCCGGGTCCACGACGACGACGTCATCCGCACCCGGGACAACCCGGTCGCGAGCGAGGGCGGGGTCGCGGTGCTGCGCGGCAACCTCTGCCCGGACGGCGCGGTCATCAAGCACATCGCCGCCGAGCCGCACCTGCTCAAGCACACCGGACCGGCCGTCGTCTTCGACGACTACAAGACCATGCAGCGCACCATCAACGACCCCGCGCTCGGCATCACCGCCGACAGCGTCCTGGTGCTGCGCAACGCCGGCCCCAAGGGCGGCCCGGGCATGCCCGAGTACGGCATGCTGCCGATCCCGGACCATCTGCTGAAGCAGGGCGTGCGGGACATGGTCCGGATCTCCGACGCCCGGATGAGCGGCACGAGTTACGGCGCGTGCGTGCTGCACGTGGCCCCCGAGTCCTACGTCGGCGGCCCGCTGGCCCTGGTGCGCACCGGCGACCTGATCACGCTCGACGTCGAGGCGCGCACCCTCCGGCTCGACGTGGACGACGCCGAACTGGAGCGTCGCAGGGCCGAGTGGACCCCGCCGCCCGTGCGCTACGAACGCGGCTACGGCGCGCTCTACAGCGAGCAGATCACCCAGGCGGACACCGGCTGCGACTTCGAGTTCCTCGCCCGGCCGGGCACGGTGCAGGACCCGTACGCGGGCTGA
- a CDS encoding dihydrodipicolinate synthase family protein, which translates to MSSVTFETQRTALADVVAIPVTPFAADGTVDTAAHRALLRRLLDGGITTLTPNGNTGEFYALTPEERRLVAELTADEAGDRAVILAGVGHDLPTAIASARHAGSLGARMVMVHQPVHPYVSAAGWVDYHRAIAEAVPELGVVPYIRNAQLPGARLAELADHCPNVIGVKYAVPDAARFAAFARDAGLDRFVWVAGLAEPYAPSYFSAGATGFTSGLVNVAPAVSRNMLDALRAGDYPAAMKVWEQIRRFEELRAAQGSANNVTVVKEALAALGLCRRDVRPPSRPLPENERAEVAAIAAGWSM; encoded by the coding sequence ATGAGCAGCGTGACCTTCGAGACCCAACGGACGGCCCTGGCCGACGTGGTGGCCATCCCGGTGACCCCCTTCGCCGCGGACGGCACCGTCGACACCGCCGCCCACCGGGCGCTGCTGCGCCGCCTGCTCGACGGCGGCATCACCACCCTCACCCCGAACGGCAACACCGGCGAGTTCTACGCCCTCACCCCCGAGGAGCGCCGGCTGGTCGCCGAGCTCACCGCGGACGAGGCCGGTGACCGCGCCGTGATCCTGGCCGGCGTGGGCCACGACCTGCCCACCGCGATCGCCTCCGCCCGGCACGCCGGGAGCCTCGGCGCCCGGATGGTCATGGTCCACCAGCCGGTGCACCCGTACGTGTCGGCGGCCGGCTGGGTCGACTACCACCGCGCCATCGCCGAGGCCGTCCCCGAACTGGGCGTGGTGCCCTACATCCGCAACGCGCAGCTGCCCGGCGCCCGGCTCGCCGAACTCGCCGACCACTGCCCGAACGTCATCGGCGTGAAGTACGCCGTCCCGGACGCCGCCCGGTTCGCGGCCTTCGCCCGGGACGCCGGCCTGGACCGCTTCGTCTGGGTGGCCGGCCTCGCCGAACCGTACGCCCCCTCCTACTTCTCCGCGGGCGCCACCGGCTTCACCTCCGGGCTCGTCAACGTCGCCCCGGCCGTCTCCCGGAACATGCTGGACGCGCTGCGCGCCGGCGACTACCCGGCCGCCATGAAGGTCTGGGAGCAGATCCGCCGCTTCGAGGAGCTGCGCGCCGCGCAGGGCAGCGCCAACAACGTCACCGTCGTCAAGGAGGCCCTCGCCGCGCTCGGACTGTGCCGCCGGGACGTCCGCCCGCCCAGCAGGCCGCTGCCCGAGAACGAGCGCGCCGAGGTCGCCGCCATCGCCGCCGGATGGTCCATGTGA
- a CDS encoding glycoside hydrolase 43 family protein yields the protein MTGTYRNPVLNADWSDPDVVRVGDDFYLTASSFGRAPGLPLLHSRNLVDWTLVGHALARLEPEEEYALPRHDRGVWAPSIRHHDDRFWIFWGDPDQGVFQVNAPEIRGPWTRPHLVKEGKGLIDPCPLWDDETGEAYLVHAWAKSRSGVKNRLTGHRMRPDATSLLDEGKVIVDGDRIPGWFTLEGPKLYRHDGYFWILAPAGGVETGWQGAFRSRGFFGPYEERIVLEQKDTDVNGPHQGGWVRTAVGEDWFLHFQQRGPYGRVVHLQPMRWGRDGWPVLGDEGAPVAVHRRPALPAQPPAAPATDDDFPGGRYGRQWQWTANPGDGWATQHSGDGLRLTCVRSADAHDPRKLPNVLTQRLPGLPSAVEAELRLDAAEPGARAGLVVLGDAFCWIGLERGADGTVRLVHRFAEAVAERERDAGVPCVAPGGRARLRIEAGPGARCRFSYDVGDGFRPSGPVFAATPWRWVGALLGLFAVAPEGPGHAGSATFTRFRITPL from the coding sequence GTGACCGGCACCTACCGCAACCCGGTGCTGAACGCCGACTGGTCCGACCCGGACGTGGTCCGCGTCGGCGACGACTTCTACCTCACCGCCTCCAGCTTCGGCCGCGCCCCCGGACTGCCCCTGCTGCACTCCCGGAACCTGGTCGACTGGACCCTCGTCGGACACGCCCTCGCACGCCTGGAACCGGAGGAGGAGTACGCCCTGCCCCGGCACGACCGCGGGGTCTGGGCGCCGTCCATCCGGCACCACGACGACCGGTTCTGGATCTTCTGGGGCGACCCCGACCAGGGCGTCTTCCAGGTCAACGCCCCGGAGATCAGGGGCCCGTGGACCCGCCCGCACCTGGTCAAGGAGGGCAAGGGCCTGATCGACCCGTGCCCGCTGTGGGACGACGAGACCGGCGAGGCCTACCTCGTGCACGCCTGGGCCAAGTCCCGCTCCGGCGTCAAGAACCGCCTCACCGGCCACCGGATGCGCCCCGACGCCACCTCGCTGCTCGACGAGGGCAAGGTGATCGTCGACGGCGACCGCATCCCCGGCTGGTTCACCCTCGAAGGGCCCAAGCTCTACCGGCACGACGGCTATTTCTGGATCCTCGCCCCCGCCGGGGGAGTGGAGACCGGCTGGCAGGGCGCGTTCCGCTCGCGCGGGTTCTTCGGCCCCTACGAGGAGCGGATCGTGCTGGAGCAGAAGGACACCGACGTCAACGGCCCCCACCAGGGCGGCTGGGTGCGCACCGCGGTCGGCGAGGACTGGTTCCTGCACTTCCAGCAGCGCGGCCCCTACGGCAGGGTGGTCCACCTCCAGCCGATGCGCTGGGGCCGGGACGGCTGGCCGGTGCTGGGGGACGAGGGCGCCCCCGTCGCCGTACACCGGCGGCCCGCGCTGCCGGCGCAGCCGCCCGCCGCGCCCGCCACCGACGACGACTTCCCCGGCGGCCGGTACGGCCGGCAGTGGCAGTGGACCGCCAACCCCGGCGACGGCTGGGCCACCCAGCACTCCGGGGACGGGCTGCGGCTGACCTGCGTGCGCTCGGCCGACGCCCACGACCCGCGGAAACTGCCGAACGTCCTCACCCAGCGGCTGCCCGGGCTGCCGAGCGCGGTCGAGGCCGAGCTGCGGCTGGACGCCGCCGAGCCGGGCGCCCGCGCGGGACTCGTGGTGCTCGGGGACGCCTTCTGCTGGATCGGGCTGGAGCGCGGCGCCGACGGCACGGTGCGGCTCGTGCACCGGTTCGCGGAGGCGGTCGCCGAGCGGGAGCGTGACGCCGGGGTGCCGTGCGTCGCGCCCGGGGGCCGGGCGCGGCTGCGGATCGAGGCCGGGCCCGGGGCGCGCTGCCGGTTCTCCTACGACGTCGGGGACGGGTTCCGCCCCTCCGGCCCGGTCTTCGCGGCCACGCCCTGGCGCTGGGTCGGCGCCCTGCTCGGCCTGTTCGCCGTCGCGCCCGAGGGACCCGGGCACGCGGGCTCGGCGACCTTCACCCGGTTCCGGATCACGCCCCTGTAG
- a CDS encoding GntR family transcriptional regulator yields the protein MTSVPTPIPSRTQYVLDAIKHRILTGRLTPGQALVETELAAQFGVSKTPVREALKTLAGTGLVVMSQYKGVTVRMVDADMAREVYDVRLLLEPEALRRAVTRGASLDAARDALTRADDATDTAERSLANREFHRALYLPCGNPLLARMLDQVRDQAALVSAVAWATDPSWEREAAEHREILRLALDGDADGAAGALHAHIASFVGRAFPEPLPTEGEQ from the coding sequence ATGACCTCTGTGCCCACCCCGATCCCGTCCCGTACGCAGTACGTGCTGGACGCGATCAAACACCGCATCCTCACCGGGCGGCTGACGCCCGGTCAGGCGCTGGTGGAGACGGAACTGGCCGCGCAGTTCGGGGTGTCCAAGACCCCGGTGCGCGAGGCGCTGAAGACCCTCGCCGGGACCGGCCTGGTCGTGATGAGCCAGTACAAGGGCGTCACGGTGCGCATGGTGGACGCGGACATGGCGCGCGAGGTGTACGACGTACGGCTGCTGCTGGAGCCGGAGGCCCTGCGCCGGGCCGTCACCAGGGGCGCCTCCCTCGACGCCGCCCGCGACGCGCTGACCCGCGCCGACGACGCCACCGACACCGCCGAACGCTCCCTGGCCAACCGGGAGTTCCACCGCGCCCTGTACCTGCCCTGCGGCAACCCGCTGCTCGCCCGGATGCTGGACCAGGTCCGCGACCAGGCCGCCCTCGTCTCCGCCGTGGCCTGGGCCACCGACCCCTCCTGGGAACGGGAGGCCGCCGAGCACCGCGAGATCCTGCGGCTCGCCCTGGACGGCGACGCGGACGGGGCAGCGGGCGCCCTGCACGCCCACATCGCGTCCTTCGTCGGCCGGGCGTTCCCCGAGCCCCTCCCCACGGAAGGCGAGCAATGA
- a CDS encoding Gfo/Idh/MocA family protein → MTVPVVLAGARGHGRWHLDNIRRLQARGVVRLAGICELTPLTAAEIPDGLGTPEQSADLGALLDATGARIAVICTPIPTHTDLALTAAVRGAHLLLEKPPAPSYAEFRRMADGVAEARVACQIGFQSLGSHAVPAIRRLIAEGAIGTVKGVGAAGAWARDEAYYRRAPWAGRRRLDGADVVDGVLTNPLAHAVATGLALLGTTRAEDVTGIETELLRANAIESDDTSCVRVHTPRGPVTVAATLCAEHPGEPYVLVHGDRGRITFWYKQDRVLLQRTGHGPEETEYGRTDLLENLAGHLEHGTALLVPPDDTGAFMRVVEAIRTAPDPAPLPETAWRSLPDERRRIVPGVEGLVAAAADTLALYSELGASWALPNEVST, encoded by the coding sequence GTGACCGTACCCGTCGTCCTCGCGGGCGCCCGCGGTCACGGCCGCTGGCACCTGGACAACATCCGCCGGCTCCAGGCCCGGGGCGTGGTCCGCCTCGCCGGGATCTGCGAACTGACCCCGCTCACCGCGGCGGAGATCCCGGACGGTCTGGGCACCCCGGAGCAGTCCGCCGACCTCGGGGCGCTCCTGGACGCCACCGGCGCGCGGATCGCCGTGATCTGCACGCCCATCCCCACCCACACCGACCTGGCCCTCACCGCCGCCGTCCGGGGCGCGCACCTGCTGCTGGAGAAGCCGCCCGCGCCCTCCTACGCCGAGTTCCGCCGCATGGCCGACGGCGTCGCCGAGGCTCGGGTGGCCTGCCAGATCGGCTTCCAGTCGCTCGGTTCGCACGCGGTGCCCGCGATCCGGCGCCTGATCGCCGAGGGCGCCATCGGCACGGTCAAAGGGGTGGGCGCCGCCGGGGCCTGGGCGAGGGACGAGGCCTACTACCGGCGGGCTCCCTGGGCGGGCCGGCGGCGGCTGGACGGCGCCGACGTGGTCGACGGGGTGCTCACCAACCCCCTCGCGCACGCCGTCGCCACCGGCCTCGCCCTGCTCGGCACCACCCGCGCCGAGGACGTCACCGGCATCGAGACCGAACTGCTGCGCGCCAACGCCATCGAGTCCGACGACACCTCCTGCGTCCGCGTGCACACCCCGCGCGGTCCGGTCACGGTCGCCGCGACCCTGTGCGCCGAGCACCCCGGGGAGCCGTATGTGCTGGTGCACGGCGACCGCGGCCGGATCACCTTCTGGTACAAGCAGGACCGGGTGCTGCTCCAGCGCACCGGGCACGGCCCCGAAGAGACCGAGTACGGCCGCACGGACCTGCTGGAGAACCTGGCCGGCCACCTGGAGCACGGCACCGCGCTGCTGGTCCCGCCCGACGACACCGGCGCCTTCATGCGGGTCGTCGAGGCGATCCGCACCGCCCCCGACCCGGCACCCCTGCCGGAGACCGCCTGGCGGTCGCTGCCGGACGAACGGCGCCGGATCGTACCCGGCGTCGAGGGACTGGTCGCCGCGGCGGCGGACACCCTCGCCCTCTACTCCGAACTGGGCGCCTCCTGGGCCCTGCCGAACGAGGTGAGCACCTGA